A region from the Branchiostoma lanceolatum isolate klBraLanc5 chromosome 2, klBraLanc5.hap2, whole genome shotgun sequence genome encodes:
- the LOC136428968 gene encoding uncharacterized protein PF3D7_1120000-like: MKYLHVFLVITAATLMVDAEESGLNPREKSLLKLMAEAKRLHWDAGEEYALAELMKDVDQGVDPEQDLDEEAKIGVERFADQVEKFDEKDRGKIMKAFRSSLGKEETKTIFQDATKLAKEEDANLKELKEDVDFQPEERKAFKELVSDIVQGADAEKKEGKDELALIAEAEEKVDKLNVADMQRLRAMIASKYGEEQAKRVFDEAKTIEKDEEATETIEKKVVQKPAAQQPAVQANQQPAPNPAD; this comes from the exons ATGAAGTATCTGCACGTCTTTTTAGTCATAACGGCCGCCACTTTAATGGTTGACGCTGAAGAGAGTGGACTGAACCCTCGGGAAAAGTCAC tGCTCAAACTCATGGCTGAAGCGAAGAGGCTACATTGGGACGCCGGAGAGGAGTACGCACTCGCAGAACTGATGAAAGATGTGGACCAAGGAGTGGACCCGGAGCAAGACTTAG ATGAAGAGGCGAAGATTGGTGTGGAGCGGTTTGCCGACCAGGTGGAGAAGTTTGACGAAAAAGACAGAGGAAAAA TAATGAAGGCTTTTCGCTCGAGTCTGGGAAAAGAGGAGACTAAAACTATCTTCCAGGATGCCACCAAGTTGGCAAAGGAGGAGGACGCAA ATCTGAAGGAGCTGAAGGAGGATGTAGACTTCCAACCTGAAGAGAGAAAGGCTTTCAAGGAGTTGGTTTCTGACATTGTCCAAGGAGCAGATGCAGAAAAGAAAGAAG GAAAGGATGAACTGGCTTTGATTGCGGAGGCAGAGGAGAAAGTGGACAAATTGAACGTGGCCGACATGCAACGAc TGCGGGCCATGATAGCCAGCAAATATGGAGAAGAGCAGGCCAAAAGGGTCTTCGATGAGGCCAAAACTATTGAAAAAGACGAGGAGGCCACCGAAACCATTGAAAAGAAGGTGGTCCAGAAACCAGCTGCCCAGCAGCCAGCTGTACAAGCCAACCAGCAGCCAGCCCCGAATCCGGCAGACTAG